The following coding sequences lie in one Fundulus heteroclitus isolate FHET01 chromosome 20, MU-UCD_Fhet_4.1, whole genome shotgun sequence genomic window:
- the LOC105931742 gene encoding tensin isoform X5 — translation MARLQERKESLRRQTPRCILRSFSLLRCPPPAPQCRICSAKSISQKKRSSLPRRKSVEQVMEHVMEGHYDFDLTYITERIISVFFVPDLEEQRYRRNLQEVATMLKSKHQDKFLLLNLSEKRHDITRLNPKVQDYGWPDLHAPPLDRICAICKAMEMWLTADPHNVVVLHCKGNKGKTGVIVAAYMHYSKISAGADQALTTLAMRKFCEDKVSSSLQPSQSRYIYYFSGLLSGTIKMNSSPLFLHQMLVPSLPNFQSGGGFYPFLKIYQSLQLVYTSGVYDPQSSRARKLCVTMEPALLLKGDIMVKCYHRRSRAAEREVVFRVQFHTCTVHGAQLWFGKTELDLACTDDRFPPDTTVEFIFANSPEKLKGREYRKNDSSVKVDYNTSDPVVKWDSYENFNLHHEDSMENIAHTRGPLDGSLYAQVRKRRGPGATSSAASPNGCLTSSPTVKPQSPSKPQPFAFSCSPRGSAVSSDQLSETSMSVNSSERENPDCPPRRGDVEDGAKEKKREKERDRETAILDDGDPSSPGVMRREHSCCGRAVAKCGEAGWERERELCLSSGRCLGHCNSIKKNPKSQTLPALPSKSMSPPLHSAVMELCHRHSAHPVAELTWDRPIHPPSLPCLNSACYPYPTPEHVLAHSHTLPASNRCYPGEDCHLLHYPSHGSVSHPSLQPPPGSPYREVFVTSPTSSSYCPCQDCSSRREHQSASVKVFQQLHPDKAENPHWSQGAGVQRSREVPPLWETEKPWDLTREAELWPCKAPLPAFHLYHPAMDHVSNPEQPRFAVGQHQNYPVPQSLIDVRDGASSGYHTPLQPRHSCPCSPYQSSPSESHESRGYTSGYHSRSASPLPASSPSPGRGKLPEIPLASREQPHTEQHKVEKGKTVAEDDISLGSEGKSDVRCQSSTPGVDSDHDYTVIGSSSPTHTEDSANADSLNQSQEPVTHLESNTNTGKSLTPLAPEEKTQSLTLSVNPTKQSTESFLKSDIELGAAEVRGSSDEKTKSNLSNYATVIIPPVQVQLNGAVLPINATSDCSNGVNTNPCISPSSSPSSPSPHSPIGSPEKQPSPQHSISAKDTADVKPPSPVPDGYHTPTFPLASYYYSLLNVPRVPYTGYTAVTIPAIQPPLPEKKRFSSTVVSPNGHIALLQTSSCPSQMHHVTFSPAVGEKRRESAQPGYTEEAEIRVNSKFVQDSSKYWYKPGISRDQAIAALKDKEPGAFLIRDSNSFQGAYGLALKVATPPPNANITGNKGDALEQLVRHFLIETGPRGVKIKGCQNESYFGSLSALVYQHSITPISLPCALRIPDKDLVGELQEIQSATNTSTAADLLKQGAACNVLYLNSVETESLTGPEAISRAVKSTMALNPRPVPTVVHFKVSSQGITLTDSKRRLFFRRHYPINSVTFSSLGPQDKRWTNSDSTSSKMFGFVARRTGTTTENVCHLFAEMDPEQPAVAIVNFINKVMLGPQLRR, via the exons GTGCCCGCCACCTGCGCCCCAGTGCCGGATCTG CTCCGCAAAGTCAATATCTCAGAAGAAAAGAAGCTCCTTACCAAG AAGGAAAAGCGTCGAACAAGTGATGGAACATGTGATGGAGGGGCACTACGACTTCGACCTCACCTACATCACAGAGAGGATCATCTCTGTCTTCTTTGTGCCGGACCTGGAGGAGCAGCGCTACCGCAGAAACCTGCAGGAGGTGGCCACCATGCTCAAATCTAAGCACCAGGACAAGTTTCTG CTACTGAATTTGTCGGAAAAGAGACATGACATCACCAGGCTTAACCCAAag GTGCAGGATTACGGCTGGCCTGATCTCCACGCCCCTCCGCTGGACAGGATTTGCGCCATTTGTAAGGCCATGGAGATGTGGCTGACCGCTGACCCTCACAACGTTGTGGTTCTCCACTGCAAA GGGAACAAAGGAAAGACGGGGGTCATAGTGGCGGCCTACATGCACTACAGCAAGATATCAGCTGG AGCAGACCAGGCTCTCACCACATTAGCCATGAGGAAGTTTTGTGAAGACAAAGTCTCTTCCTCGCTGCAACCATCTCAGAGCAG GTACATCTACTATTTCAGCGGTTTGCTGTCAGGTACCATCAAGATGAACAGCAGTCCTCTGTTCCTTCATCAGATGCTTGTTCCCTCGCTACCAAACTTCCAGTCAGGAGGAG GTTTTTATCCTTTTCTGAAAATCTACCAGTCCTTACAGCTGGTTTACACCTCAGGCGTCTA TGATCCTCAGAGCTCTAGGGCTAGAAAACTGTGTGTGACTATGGAGCCAGCTCTACTACTAAAGGGTGACATTATG GTGAAGTGCTACCACCGGCggagcagagcagcagagcgGGAGGTTGTGTTCAGAGTCCAGTTCCACACCTGCACAGTTCATGGAGCCCAGCTGTGGTTTGGAAAAACAGAGCTGGACCTGGCTTGCACAG ATGACAGATTCCCGCCAGACACCACAGTGGAGTTTATCTTCGCTAACAGTCCAGAGAAACTCAAAG GTCGAGAGTACCGCAAAAACGACTCTTCTGTTAAAGTAGACTACAATACCTCAGACCCTGTGGTCAAATGGGATTCCTATGAAAACTTCAATCTTCACCATGAAGACAGCATGGAGA ACATCGCTCACACAAGAGGCCCTCTAGATGGCAGCCTATATGCCCAAGTGAGGAAGCGACGGGGTCCAGGCGCAACTTCCTCGGCTGCTTCACCCAATGGATGCCTAACTAGTAGCCCAACTGTGAAACCCCAGTCTCCCTCCAAACCGCAACCGTTCGCCTTCAGCTGTAGCCCCAGAGGCTCCGCGGTCTCTTCAGATCAACTGAGTGAAACCTCCATGTCCGTTAACAGTTCTGAGAGAGAAAACCCTGACTGCCCACCGAGGAGAGGAGATGTGGAAGACGGGGCGAAGGAGAAGAagcgagagaaagagagggataGAGAAACTGCGATTTTGGACGACGGAGACCCGTCAAGTCCAGGGGTTATGAGACGAGAGCACTCCTGTTGTGGACGAGCCGTTGCAAAATGTGGCGAGGCAggatgggagagagagagggaactCTGTCTTTCCAGTGGCCGATGTCTCGGACACTgcaacagcattaaaaaaaatccaaaaagccaAACGCTGCCAGCTTTACCATCCAAATCTATGTCTCCTCCTCTCCATTCGGCTGTTATGGAGCTCTGCCATCGCCACAGTGCCCATCCTGTAGCTGAGCTGACATGGGACCGTCCAATCCATCCTCCGTCTCTGCCCTGCCTTAACAGTGCATGCTACCCTTATCCAACCCCTGAACATGTCCTTGCCCACAGTCACACATTGCCAGCCTCAAACAGATGCTACCCTGGAGAAGACTGTCACCTCCTGCATTATCCTAGCCATGGATCAGTATCTCACCCCTCCCTCCAACCACCACCTGGTAGTCCTTACAGAGAGGTTTTTGTCACTTCTCCCACATCTTCCTCTTATTGCCCCTGCCAGGACTGCTCCAGCAGGCGAGAACATCAATCGGCCTCAGTCAAAGTGTTCCAACAACTGCACCCGGACAAAGCCGAAAACCCACACTGGTCACAAGGGGCTGGGGTCCAACGTTCAAGAGAGGTACCTCCACTTTGGGAAACAGAAAAGCCATGGGACCTTACAAGAGAGGCGGAGCTTTGGCCGTGTAAGGCCCCGTTGCCAGCATTTCATCTCTACCACCCTGCTATGGACCACGTTTCAAACCCGGAGCAGCCTAGGTTTGCTGTTGGACAGCATCAAAACTACCCTGTACCTCAGAGTCTGATAGATGTCAGAGATGGAGCTAGCAGTGGGTACCACACCCCTCTGCAGCCCCGACATTCATGCCCCTGCTCGCCGTATCAGTCTTCTCCATCTGAAAGCCATGAAAGCCGGGGTTACACTTCAGGATATCACTCTCGCTCAGCATCGCCTTTGCCAGCAAGTAGCCCGTCTCCTGGAAGGGGAAAGCTACCAGAAATCCCTTTAGCGTCCAGAGAGCAGCCACACACTGAACAGCACAAAG tggaaaaaggCAAGACTGTCGCAGAAGATGACATATCTCTAGGCTCGGAGGGTAAATCTGATGTCCGCTGCCAGTCAAGCACCCCCGGGGTGGACTCTGATCATGACTACACTGTTATTGGCAGCAGCAGCCCCACACACACCGAAGACAG TGCAAATGCTGATAGCCTCAATCAGAGCCAGGAACCCGTGACCCATTTGGAGTCCAACACAAATACGGGCAAATCTCTTACACCACTAGCACCAGAGGAAAAAACCCAGAGTTTAACACTATCTGTAAACCCCACAAAACAATCAACTGAGTCTTTCCTGAAAAGCGATATTGAGCTTGGAGCTGCTGAGGTCAGAGGAAGTTCAGATGAAAAGACCAAATCAAACCTCTCAAACTATGCCACTGTCATCATCCCTCCAGTTCAAGTTCAACTCAATGGCGCTGTCCTTCCTATCAATGCTACGTCTGACTGCAGTAACGGTGTAAACACAAATCCCTGCATTAGTCCAAGTTCAAGTCCTTCTAGCCCTTCCCCTCATTCTCCTATTGGCTCTCCAGAGAAGCAGCCTTCTCCTCAGCACTCCATCTCGGCCAAAGACACAGCTGACGTGAAACCCCCTTCACCCGTGCCAGACGGATATCACACACCGACCTTTCCCCTAGCCTCTTACTACTACTCACTATTAAATGTTCCTCGCGTGCCATACACTGGGTACACTGCCGTAACGATCCCTGCCATCCAACCACCACTCCCAGAGAAAAAACGATTTTCCTCCACAGTGGTATCCCCGAATGGACATATTGCTTTGCTCCAGACTTCCTCTTGTCCTTCACAAATGCACCATGTTACTTTCTCCCCTGCGGTGGGAGAGAAAAGGAGGGAATCTGCACAACCCGGTTACACAGAGGAGGCAGAAATAAGGGTCAACTCTAAGTTTGTTCAGGACAGCTCCAAATACTGGTACAAACCAGGCATCTCCAGAGACCAAG CCATAGCTGCGCTGAAGGACAAGGAACCAGGAGCGTTTCTCATTAGAGACAGTAACTCATTCCAGGGTGCTTATGGCCTGGCTCTTAAGGTGGCCACTCCTCCTCCCAATGCCAACATCACTGGAAACAAAG GGGACGCTCTGGAACAGCTGGTTAGACACTTCCTCATCGAGACAGGGCCACGGGGAGTGAAGATCAAGGGCTGCCAGAACGAGTCCTACTTCG GAAGCTTATCTGCTCTGGTGTACCAACATTCAATAACTCCAATTTCTCTGCCATGTGCCCTCCGCATTCCTGACAAAG ATTTGGTTGGTGAGCTTCAGGAGATacaaagtgcaacaaatactaGTACAGCTGCTGACCTCCTTAAACAAGGAGCAG CATGCAACGTGCTCTACCTgaattcagtggaaacagagTCATTAACGGGACCAGAGGCCATTTCCAGGGCTGTCAAGTCTACAATGGCTCTGAATCCACGCCCGGTCCCAACAGTGGTCCACTTCAAAGTGTCCTCTCAAGGGATCACACTAACGGACAGTAAAAGAAG